From Micromonospora rhizosphaerae, the proteins below share one genomic window:
- a CDS encoding response regulator: protein MTQTAKALLVDDRRENLMALEAILQGLPVQSVAVESGEAALKQLLVEDFAVILLDAQMPEMDGFETATHIKRRERTRHVPIIFLTAADRDAQLALRGYAVGAVDYLTKPFDPWVLRAKVSVFVELWVKTRQLAAQSDLVRERDAQWRVLTDAVDEATGLLRSDDPDARDRAVELLEQARWGAHP, encoded by the coding sequence GTGACGCAGACGGCCAAGGCGCTGCTGGTGGACGACCGACGGGAGAACCTGATGGCCCTGGAGGCGATCCTCCAGGGGCTCCCGGTGCAGTCGGTGGCCGTGGAGAGCGGCGAAGCGGCGCTGAAGCAGCTGCTGGTCGAGGACTTCGCGGTGATCCTGCTGGACGCGCAGATGCCGGAAATGGACGGGTTCGAGACCGCGACCCACATCAAGCGGCGGGAGCGGACCCGGCACGTGCCGATCATCTTCCTCACCGCCGCGGACCGGGACGCCCAGCTCGCCCTGCGCGGGTACGCGGTCGGCGCGGTCGACTATCTGACGAAGCCGTTCGACCCGTGGGTGCTGCGGGCGAAGGTGTCGGTCTTCGTGGAGCTGTGGGTGAAGACCCGGCAGCTCGCCGCCCAGTCCGACCTGGTACGGGAGCGGGACGCCCAGTGGCGCGTCCTCACCGACGCGGTGGACGAGGCGACGGGGTTGCTGCGCTCGGACGACCCGGACGCCCGGGACCGCGCGGTCGAGCTGCTGGAGCAGGCCCGCTGGGGCGCGCATCCCTGA